Proteins co-encoded in one Candidatus Thiodictyon syntrophicum genomic window:
- a CDS encoding NADP-dependent malic enzyme yields MSDDLRQDALAYHLYPRPGKLEIKATKPLANQRDLALAYSPGVAVACEEIVRDPQTAALYTARSNLVGVITNGTAVLGLGPIGSLASKPVMEGKAVLFKKFADIDVFDIEIEERDPQQFIETVARLEPTFGAINLEDIKAPDCFIIEQALQERMGIPVFHDDQHGTAIVVCAAILNGLRVVGKDIGSVRLVTAGAGAAALACLDLLVELGLRPENIMVTDIAGVVYRGRPEVMDPYKDRYAVDTDLRTLEQAIVGADLFLGLSAAGVLKPEWLARMAQRPIIMALANPNPEIMPDLARAARPDAIIATGRSDFPNQVNNVLCFPFIFRGALDCGATRINKAMEIACVHAIADLAMAEPSDIVRAAYGGQGLSFGPEYLIPRPFDPRLMAHLAPAVARAAMESGVASRPIADLDAYRNTLSLRAFRSGMTMKPVFDHARAAPRRRVVFAEGEQEKVLQVAQQAVSEGIARPLLIGRPEQIRQGLQDLGLSIRPGEDFDLIIPSENPRFDTHCTTVYERVKRRGYTLTEVREYVRKSPTVLAAAVLRSGDADAMICGVVGRYLRHLEHVQAIIGCAPGVHRLTAMNAVILSQGPLFIADTYVQEDPSAADLAEIARLCAAQVARFGLEPKIALCSHSNFGTRHTPSAEKMCEALRLLRASDPALEVEGEMQPNLALDPELRARRFPDSRLTGRANLLIMPNQAAANIALNLLRSTAGGSSSINVGPMLLGADRPAHIVSTSTSVRGLLNMTALAAVQAG; encoded by the coding sequence GTCGGGGTCATCACCAACGGCACCGCGGTGCTGGGCCTGGGCCCCATCGGCAGTCTCGCGAGCAAGCCGGTGATGGAAGGCAAGGCGGTGCTGTTCAAGAAATTTGCCGATATCGACGTGTTCGATATCGAGATCGAGGAGCGCGACCCGCAGCAGTTCATCGAGACCGTGGCGCGCCTGGAGCCCACCTTCGGCGCCATCAATCTGGAGGACATCAAGGCCCCGGACTGCTTCATCATCGAGCAGGCGCTCCAGGAGCGCATGGGCATCCCGGTCTTCCACGACGACCAGCACGGCACCGCCATCGTGGTCTGCGCGGCGATCCTGAACGGCCTGCGGGTGGTTGGCAAGGACATCGGGTCGGTGCGCCTGGTGACGGCCGGGGCCGGCGCGGCGGCGCTCGCCTGCCTGGACCTCTTAGTGGAACTGGGGCTTAGACCTGAGAACATCATGGTCACGGACATCGCGGGTGTGGTCTACCGCGGGCGCCCGGAGGTGATGGACCCCTACAAGGACCGCTATGCGGTGGACACCGACCTGCGCACCCTGGAGCAGGCGATCGTCGGCGCCGACCTGTTCCTGGGGCTGTCCGCGGCGGGGGTGCTGAAACCCGAGTGGCTGGCCCGGATGGCGCAGCGCCCCATCATCATGGCGCTCGCCAACCCGAACCCGGAGATCATGCCGGATCTGGCCCGCGCCGCCCGCCCGGACGCCATCATCGCCACCGGTCGCTCGGACTTTCCCAATCAGGTCAACAACGTCCTGTGCTTCCCCTTCATCTTCCGCGGCGCTCTGGACTGCGGTGCGACCCGGATCAACAAGGCGATGGAGATCGCCTGTGTTCATGCCATCGCCGATCTGGCGATGGCGGAGCCGTCCGACATCGTGCGCGCGGCCTATGGCGGCCAGGGCCTGAGCTTCGGCCCCGAGTACCTGATCCCGCGGCCCTTCGACCCGCGGCTCATGGCCCACCTGGCCCCCGCGGTCGCCCGCGCAGCCATGGAGTCGGGCGTGGCCAGCCGCCCTATCGCGGATCTGGACGCCTATCGTAATACCCTGTCGCTGCGCGCCTTCCGCAGCGGCATGACCATGAAGCCGGTCTTCGACCACGCCCGCGCCGCGCCGCGGCGGCGGGTGGTGTTCGCCGAGGGCGAGCAGGAGAAGGTGCTGCAGGTCGCGCAGCAGGCGGTGAGCGAGGGGATCGCCCGGCCCCTGCTCATCGGCCGGCCGGAACAGATCCGCCAGGGGTTGCAGGACCTGGGGCTCTCCATCCGCCCCGGGGAGGACTTCGACCTGATCATCCCGTCGGAGAACCCGCGCTTCGACACCCACTGCACGACCGTCTACGAGCGCGTCAAGCGCCGCGGCTATACCCTCACGGAGGTGCGCGAGTATGTGCGCAAATCCCCGACCGTGCTCGCCGCGGCCGTGCTGCGCTCGGGCGATGCGGACGCCATGATCTGCGGCGTGGTCGGGCGTTACCTGCGCCACCTGGAGCACGTCCAGGCGATCATCGGCTGCGCCCCCGGGGTCCATCGGCTTACGGCCATGAACGCGGTCATCCTGTCGCAGGGGCCGCTCTTCATCGCCGACACCTATGTGCAGGAGGACCCGAGCGCCGCGGACCTGGCGGAGATCGCGCGCCTGTGCGCGGCGCAGGTCGCCCGCTTCGGGCTCGAGCCCAAGATCGCGCTGTGCTCACACTCCAACTTCGGCACCCGCCACACCCCCTCCGCGGAGAAGATGTGCGAGGCCCTGCGACTGCTGCGCGCGAGCGACCCGGCGCTCGAGGTGGAGGGCGAGATGCAGCCCAACCTGGCCCTGGACCCGGAACTGCGCGCGCGGCGCTTCCCGGACTCCCGGCTCACCGGACGCGCCAACCTGCTCATCATGCCCAACCAGGCCGCCGCCAATATCGCGCTCAACCTGCTGCGCTCCACGGCCGGGGGCAGCAGTTCCATCAACGTCGGACCCATGCTGCTGGGCGCCGACCGCCCGGCACACATCGTGAGCACCAGCACCTCGGTGCGCGGCCTGCTCAACATGACCGCGCTGGCGGCGGTGCAGGCGGGCTGA
- a CDS encoding alkene reductase: MSDDTHSDLFQPYQLGSLTLANRIVMAPLTRSRAAAGDVPTPLMATYYAQRAGAGLIISEASQISPQGKGYIQTPGIYNEAQVAGWRQVTAAVHAKGGKIVIQLWHVGRISHPELQEGGALPVAPSAVKAQGQVFTGREMVDMVTPRALELSELPGIIDDYRHAAENAQAAGFDGVEIHSANGYLLDQFLRDQTNRRTDAYGGSIENRARLLLEVTEAVLGVWPQDRVGVRLAPLSPANDIADSNPEPLFTQVVRELSARGIGFLHVVEGVTGGPRETGSSFKLDTLRPLFRGTYIANNGYTRALALAARAANTADLIAFGRPFIANPDLVERLRRNAPLTEPDQATFYGGDQHGYTDYPFLEGSA, translated from the coding sequence ATGAGCGACGACACCCACAGCGACCTCTTTCAGCCCTACCAACTCGGCAGCCTGACACTCGCCAACCGCATCGTGATGGCCCCGCTGACGCGCAGCCGCGCCGCGGCCGGGGATGTGCCCACGCCCTTGATGGCCACCTATTACGCCCAGCGCGCCGGCGCCGGCCTGATCATCAGTGAGGCGTCGCAGATCTCGCCCCAGGGCAAGGGCTACATCCAGACCCCGGGCATCTACAACGAGGCCCAGGTCGCGGGTTGGCGGCAGGTCACCGCGGCGGTCCACGCCAAGGGGGGCAAGATCGTCATCCAACTCTGGCACGTCGGGCGCATCTCGCACCCCGAGCTGCAGGAAGGCGGCGCCCTGCCGGTAGCCCCCTCGGCGGTGAAGGCGCAGGGGCAGGTGTTCACCGGCCGGGAAATGGTGGACATGGTGACGCCGCGCGCCCTGGAACTCTCGGAACTGCCCGGCATCATCGACGACTACCGGCACGCGGCGGAAAACGCACAAGCGGCCGGCTTCGACGGGGTCGAGATCCACTCGGCCAACGGCTACCTGCTCGATCAGTTCCTGCGTGACCAGACCAATCGGCGCACCGACGCCTATGGCGGCAGCATCGAAAACCGCGCCCGTCTGCTGCTGGAGGTTACCGAGGCCGTGCTCGGGGTCTGGCCGCAGGATCGGGTCGGCGTGCGCCTCGCCCCGCTCTCCCCCGCCAACGACATCGCCGACAGCAACCCGGAGCCGCTCTTCACCCAGGTGGTACGGGAACTCTCGGCGCGCGGTATCGGTTTCCTGCATGTCGTGGAGGGGGTGACCGGCGGCCCGCGCGAGACCGGCTCCAGTTTCAAGCTCGACACCCTGCGCCCACTCTTCCGCGGTACCTATATCGCCAACAACGGCTACACCCGCGCGCTGGCCCTGGCCGCGCGCGCCGCGAACACCGCCGACCTGATCGCCTTCGGCCGGCCCTTCATCGCCAACCCGGACCTGGTGGAGCGCCTGCGGCGCAATGCCCCGCTCACCGAGCCCGATCAGGCCACCTTTTACGGTGGCGATCAACACGGCTATACCGATTATCCCTTTCTGGAGGGGAGCGCCTGA